CTCTCAGTTCCGGGTTTGCGGCTTCGATTGTCTGAAGCTCGCGAAACAGCAAATCGTAATCACTGTCCGCGAGCGACGGCGCGTCCAGCACGTAGTACTCGTAAGAGGCGCTACTTAGTAGTTCCCTCAGCACCGCCGCTCGCTCCGGCGGCTGCGCCGTTTTCGGGATTCGCGCCATTGTTGGTGGCATCCGCTTTTGCCTGTGTGTCGGTATGAGCGTTGAATTCCGCACTGTCGAAACGCACCACGCGATTCCGCCCCGCTTCCTTCGCAACGTACAGTGCATCGTCGGCTGCCTTGAGCAGCGCATCGCGTCCGGACACCCGTGGGTGCGGGAACGCCGCTACGCCGCAGCTCACGGTCTTCCGCAGCGTGCCGCCCTCGAACGAAAATGTATGGTGGTCAACGCATTCCCGCAGCCTTTCAGCGAAGGTTACCGCAGCGTCGAGCACTGTGCCTGGAAGGAGGAGCAGGAACTCCTCGCCGCCATAGCGCCCAACGCGGTCGATCTCGCGCGCCTGATGCTTGAGTATCCCGGCAAACTGTTTCAGGACCTCGTCGCCGGCGGCGTGACCATGAGTGTCGTTCACCAGCTTGAAGTGGTCGATATCGCACATCACAACCGCGATCGGCTCATGCAGCCGGAGCGCATGCTCGAACATTTCGTGGAGTCGCTCTTCCAGCGACCGGCGATTGTCTACGCCGGTGAGGCCGTCAGTCAGGGAGATGTGCAGCAGCTTGTCGTTCACCTCGGACAACTGTCTTTCTCTCTCCGCCAGGTCCTCCTGCAGCTTCTTGATCCGCAGGAGCGATTTCACTCTCGCTTCGAGCTCAGCGAAGTTGATCGGCTTTGCAACGTAGTCGTCGGCGCCGGCTTCCAGTCCCGCAACCATACGCTCCGTCGAATCGAGCGCCGTCTGCATGATCACGGGAATG
Above is a window of Gemmatimonadaceae bacterium DNA encoding:
- a CDS encoding diguanylate cyclase gives rise to the protein MATEDAGQEDIKKRILVVDDHEDNVEVLRARLEARGYDVLGASDGQEALDTTARWIPDLILLDVMMPKMDGLEVVRRLKANKDLPFIPVIMQTALDSTERMVAGLEAGADDYVAKPINFAELEARVKSLLRIKKLQEDLAERERQLSEVNDKLLHISLTDGLTGVDNRRSLEERLHEMFEHALRLHEPIAVVMCDIDHFKLVNDTHGHAAGDEVLKQFAGILKHQAREIDRVGRYGGEEFLLLLPGTVLDAAVTFAERLRECVDHHTFSFEGGTLRKTVSCGVAAFPHPRVSGRDALLKAADDALYVAKEAGRNRVVRFDSAEFNAHTDTQAKADATNNGANPENGAAAGASGGAEGTTK